In Cygnus atratus isolate AKBS03 ecotype Queensland, Australia chromosome 30, CAtr_DNAZoo_HiC_assembly, whole genome shotgun sequence, the following proteins share a genomic window:
- the LOC118261075 gene encoding microtubule-associated proteins 1A/1B light chain 3C-like: MQQAESSTRPFKQRKSLATRMHEVTEIRIKYPNKIPVVVERYQKEKNLPPLSRTKFLVSQDLPLAQFAVTLRTRLCLASSQTLYLLVNNRGLPNMTVTMQELYRDNKDEDGFLYLTYASQEMFGGLLPRQTPSSPDLAFSLAVV, translated from the exons ATGCAGCAGGCTGAGAGCAGCACTCGTCCCTTCAAGCAGAGGAAGAGCCTCG ccaccaggaTGCACGAGGTGACGGAGATCCGCATCAAGTACCCCAACAAGATCCCG gtgGTGGTGGAGCGCTACCAGAAGGAGAAGAACCTGCCCCCCTTGAGCAGGACCAAGTTTCTGGTGTCCCAGGACCTGCCCCTGGCCCAGTTTGCTGTCACCCTGCG GACGCGTCTCTGCCTGGCCTCCTCGCAGACCCTCTACCTGCTGGTGAACAACAGGGGGCTGCCCAACATGACCGTCACGATGCAGGAGCTGTATCGCGACAACAAGGACGAGGACGGCTTCCTCTACCTCACCTACGCCTCCCAGGAGATGTTCGGGGGGCTCCTTCCCCGGCAGACCCCGTCCAGCCCCGACCTCGCCTTCTCCCTGGCCGTGGTTTGA
- the OLFM2 gene encoding noelin-2 isoform X1 — protein MRLFAGLLLLLSAGSPAMQTLFQSPDEGWQVYTSAQAPDGKCLCTAVIPVQGSCSRDLRSHQLRQLTEKVQNISQSMEVLDLRTYRDLQYVRNTEALMKGLDSRLRVAAESQKSLNAKSFQQELKDKMTELLPLLPVLDQYKADTRLIVHLKEEVRNLSGSLLAIQEEMGAYDYEELQQRVLMLEARLHACMQKLGCGKLTGVSNPITIRASGSRFGSWMTDTMTPSADSRVWYMDGYYKGRRVLEFRTLNDFVTGQNFVQHLLPHPWAGTGHVVFNGSLYYNKYQSNVAVKYHFRSRSVLVQRSLAGAGYNNTFPYSWGGFSDIDFMVDESGLWAVYTTNQNAGNIVVSRVDPQTLEVLRSWDTGYPKRSAGESFIICGTLYVTNSHLAGAKIYFAYYTNTSSYEYTDIPFHNQYSHISMLDYNPRERVLYTWNNGHQVIYNVTLFHVIKTSGEL, from the exons ATGCGCCTCTTCGCcggcctcctcctgctgctctccgcCGGGTCCCCCGCGATGCAG ACCCTCTTCCAGAGCCCCGACGAGGGCTGGCAGGTCTACACCTCAGCGCAAGCCCCCGACGGCAAATGCCTCTGCACCGCCGTCATCCCCGTGCAGGGCTCCTGCTCCCGGGACCTGCGCAGCCACCAGCTCCGCCAGCTGACCGAGAAG GTGCAGAACATCTCCCAGTCCATGGAGGTGCTGGACCTGCGGACCTACCGGGACCTGCAGTACGTGCGCAACACCGAGGCGCTGATGAAGGGCTTGGACTCGAGGCTGCGCGTGGCCGCTGAGAGCCAGAAGAGCCTCAACGCCAAGAGCTTCCAG CAGGAGCTCAAGGACAAGATGACGgagctgctgccgctgctgcccgTGCTGGACCAGTACAAGGCGGACACGCGGCTGATCGTGCACCTgaaggaggaggtgaggaaCCTCTCCGGGAGCCTGCTGGCCATCCAGGAGGAGATGGGCGCCTACGACTacgaggagctgcagcagcggGTGCTGATGCTGGAGGCGCGGCTGCACGCCTGCATGCAGAAACTGG gctgcGGGAAGCTGACGGGCGTCAGCAACCCCATCACCATCCGCGCGTCAGGCTCCCGCTTCGGGTCGTGGATGACCGACACGATGACGCCCAGCGCCGACAGCCGG GTCTGGTACATGGACGGCTACTACAAGGGCCGGCGCGTGCTGGAGTTTCGGACGCTGAACGACTTCGTCACGGGGCAGAACTTCgtgcagcacctcctgccgcACCCCTGGGCCGGCACGGGCCACGTGGTCTTCAACGGGTCCCTCTACTACAACAAGTATCAGAGCAACGTGGCCGTCAAGTACCATTTCCGCTCGCGCAGCGTGCTGGTGCAGCGCAGCCTGGCCGGCGCCGGCTACAACAACACCTTCCCCTACTCCTGGGGGGGCTTCTCCGACATCGACTTCATGGTGGACGAGAGCGGGCTCTGGGCCGTCTACACCACCAACCAGAACGCCGGCAACATCGTGGTGAGCCGCGTGGACCCGCAGACGCTGGAGGTGCTGCGCAGCTGGGACACGGGGTACCCCAAGCGCAGCGCCGGCGAGTCCTTCATCATCTGCGGCACGCTCTACGTCACCAACTCCCACCTGGCCGGCGCCAAGATTTACTTTGCCTACTACACAAACACTTCCAGCTACGAGTACACGGATATTCCCTTCCACAACCAGTACTCCCACATATCCATGCTGGACTACAACCCGCGGGAGAGGGTGCTCTACACCTGGAACAACGGCCACCAGGTCATCTACAACGTCACGCTCTTCCACGTCATAAAGACGTCGGGCGAGCTGTGA
- the OLFM2 gene encoding noelin-2 isoform X2, translating into MRLFAGLLLLLSAGSPAMQTLFQSPDEGWQVYTSAQAPDGKCLCTAVIPVQGSCSRDLRSHQLRQLTEKVQNISQSMEVLDLRTYRDLQYVRNTEALMKGLDSRLRVAAESQKSLNAKSFQELKDKMTELLPLLPVLDQYKADTRLIVHLKEEVRNLSGSLLAIQEEMGAYDYEELQQRVLMLEARLHACMQKLGCGKLTGVSNPITIRASGSRFGSWMTDTMTPSADSRVWYMDGYYKGRRVLEFRTLNDFVTGQNFVQHLLPHPWAGTGHVVFNGSLYYNKYQSNVAVKYHFRSRSVLVQRSLAGAGYNNTFPYSWGGFSDIDFMVDESGLWAVYTTNQNAGNIVVSRVDPQTLEVLRSWDTGYPKRSAGESFIICGTLYVTNSHLAGAKIYFAYYTNTSSYEYTDIPFHNQYSHISMLDYNPRERVLYTWNNGHQVIYNVTLFHVIKTSGEL; encoded by the exons ATGCGCCTCTTCGCcggcctcctcctgctgctctccgcCGGGTCCCCCGCGATGCAG ACCCTCTTCCAGAGCCCCGACGAGGGCTGGCAGGTCTACACCTCAGCGCAAGCCCCCGACGGCAAATGCCTCTGCACCGCCGTCATCCCCGTGCAGGGCTCCTGCTCCCGGGACCTGCGCAGCCACCAGCTCCGCCAGCTGACCGAGAAG GTGCAGAACATCTCCCAGTCCATGGAGGTGCTGGACCTGCGGACCTACCGGGACCTGCAGTACGTGCGCAACACCGAGGCGCTGATGAAGGGCTTGGACTCGAGGCTGCGCGTGGCCGCTGAGAGCCAGAAGAGCCTCAACGCCAAGAGCTTCCAG GAGCTCAAGGACAAGATGACGgagctgctgccgctgctgcccgTGCTGGACCAGTACAAGGCGGACACGCGGCTGATCGTGCACCTgaaggaggaggtgaggaaCCTCTCCGGGAGCCTGCTGGCCATCCAGGAGGAGATGGGCGCCTACGACTacgaggagctgcagcagcggGTGCTGATGCTGGAGGCGCGGCTGCACGCCTGCATGCAGAAACTGG gctgcGGGAAGCTGACGGGCGTCAGCAACCCCATCACCATCCGCGCGTCAGGCTCCCGCTTCGGGTCGTGGATGACCGACACGATGACGCCCAGCGCCGACAGCCGG GTCTGGTACATGGACGGCTACTACAAGGGCCGGCGCGTGCTGGAGTTTCGGACGCTGAACGACTTCGTCACGGGGCAGAACTTCgtgcagcacctcctgccgcACCCCTGGGCCGGCACGGGCCACGTGGTCTTCAACGGGTCCCTCTACTACAACAAGTATCAGAGCAACGTGGCCGTCAAGTACCATTTCCGCTCGCGCAGCGTGCTGGTGCAGCGCAGCCTGGCCGGCGCCGGCTACAACAACACCTTCCCCTACTCCTGGGGGGGCTTCTCCGACATCGACTTCATGGTGGACGAGAGCGGGCTCTGGGCCGTCTACACCACCAACCAGAACGCCGGCAACATCGTGGTGAGCCGCGTGGACCCGCAGACGCTGGAGGTGCTGCGCAGCTGGGACACGGGGTACCCCAAGCGCAGCGCCGGCGAGTCCTTCATCATCTGCGGCACGCTCTACGTCACCAACTCCCACCTGGCCGGCGCCAAGATTTACTTTGCCTACTACACAAACACTTCCAGCTACGAGTACACGGATATTCCCTTCCACAACCAGTACTCCCACATATCCATGCTGGACTACAACCCGCGGGAGAGGGTGCTCTACACCTGGAACAACGGCCACCAGGTCATCTACAACGTCACGCTCTTCCACGTCATAAAGACGTCGGGCGAGCTGTGA